From Aerosticca soli, a single genomic window includes:
- the ftsZ gene encoding cell division protein FtsZ, with amino-acid sequence MFELIEKLAPNAVIKVIGVGGSGGNAVAHMLNANIEGVEFIVANTDSQAMKSCAGRVTHLQLGANVTKGLGAGANPEVGRQAALEDRERIEEVLNGADMVFITAGMGGGTGTGAAPVVAQLAKERGILTVAVVTKPFPFEGRRRMQVALKGIEDLSQHVDSLITVPNEKLLSVLGREVTLLNAFKAANDVLQGAVQGIADLITSPGLINVDFADVRTVMSEMGMAMMGSGTARGDDRAQAAAEAAINNPLLEDVNLNGACGILVNVTAGPNLTMREFDEIGRVIHDFASEDATVVIGTALDAEMQDDVRVTVVATGLNRANAARQPIRPVGTPNVEMRQRPRPVVLRTGTGGEVADYAQTESAPALRGEPAKSGGGDAGLDYLDIPAFLRRQAD; translated from the coding sequence ATGTTCGAACTGATCGAGAAACTGGCACCCAACGCGGTCATCAAGGTCATCGGCGTGGGCGGCAGCGGCGGCAACGCGGTCGCGCACATGCTGAATGCCAACATCGAAGGCGTCGAGTTCATCGTCGCCAACACCGACTCGCAGGCCATGAAGAGCTGCGCCGGGCGGGTCACCCACCTGCAGCTCGGCGCCAACGTCACCAAGGGCCTGGGCGCCGGCGCGAATCCCGAGGTCGGCCGTCAGGCCGCGCTCGAGGACCGCGAGCGCATCGAGGAAGTGCTGAACGGCGCCGACATGGTGTTCATCACCGCCGGCATGGGCGGCGGCACCGGCACCGGCGCCGCGCCGGTGGTGGCGCAACTGGCCAAGGAACGCGGCATCCTCACCGTGGCGGTGGTCACCAAGCCGTTCCCGTTCGAGGGGCGTCGGCGCATGCAGGTGGCGCTCAAGGGCATCGAGGATCTCTCCCAGCACGTCGATTCGTTGATCACGGTGCCGAACGAGAAGCTATTGTCCGTGCTCGGCCGCGAGGTCACCCTGCTCAACGCCTTCAAGGCTGCCAACGACGTGCTGCAGGGCGCGGTGCAGGGCATCGCCGATCTCATCACCTCGCCGGGCCTCATCAACGTCGACTTCGCCGACGTGCGCACGGTGATGAGCGAGATGGGCATGGCGATGATGGGCTCGGGCACCGCCCGCGGCGACGACCGTGCCCAGGCCGCGGCCGAGGCGGCGATCAACAACCCGCTGCTCGAGGACGTCAACCTGAACGGCGCCTGCGGCATCCTGGTCAACGTCACCGCCGGTCCGAACCTCACCATGCGCGAGTTCGACGAGATCGGCCGCGTCATCCACGACTTCGCCAGCGAAGACGCCACCGTGGTGATCGGCACCGCGCTCGATGCGGAGATGCAGGACGACGTGCGCGTCACCGTGGTCGCCACCGGCCTCAACCGTGCCAATGCCGCCCGCCAGCCGATCCGTCCGGTGGGCACGCCGAACGTCGAGATGCGCCAGCGGCCGCGCCCGGTGGTGCTGCGCACGGGGACCGGTGGCGAGGTGGCCGACTACGCCCAGACCGAAAGCGCACCCGCCCTTCGCGGAGAGCCGGCCAAGAGCGGCGGCGGTGACGCCGGCCTCGACTACCTGGACATCCCGGCCTTCCTGCGCCGTCAGGCCGATTGA
- the ftsA gene encoding cell division protein FtsA, with amino-acid sequence MKTRNDKQLVVGLDVGTSKVTAIVGEYAPGEPIEVIGLGSHVSRGLKKGSVVDIESTVHSIQRAVEEAELMAGCDIRSVYASIAGSHLETRNSHGTAAIRDREVTPGDLEQVLEAASAVAIPADRKVLYKEPQEYRIDGQDGIRSPVGMSGVRLEASVHLVTGAAAAVQNISKCIQRCGLSVDELVPSAVASARAVLTDDERELGVCLVDLGAGTTDIAIYTQGAIRYSKSLPVGGDQVTNDIAYGVHTPTAHAEEIKIKYACALAQLAHAEETIQVPSVGDRPPRRLARQALAQSVQARYEEIFEMVQDELRRSGYESLVAAGVVLTGGAARMEGALELAEEIFHKMVRIGVPQHVSGLGEVLVNPLYATGVGLLLHGARAGGMRAGPGAGQAGGLIGRLRGWITRNF; translated from the coding sequence ATGAAGACGCGCAACGACAAGCAACTGGTGGTGGGCCTGGACGTGGGTACCTCCAAGGTGACCGCGATCGTCGGCGAATACGCGCCGGGCGAGCCGATCGAGGTGATCGGCCTGGGCTCGCACGTCTCGCGCGGCCTCAAGAAGGGCTCGGTGGTGGACATCGAGTCCACCGTGCACTCGATCCAGCGTGCGGTGGAGGAGGCCGAGCTGATGGCCGGCTGCGACATCCGCTCGGTCTACGCCTCGATCGCCGGCAGCCACCTGGAAACGCGCAACTCCCACGGTACCGCCGCGATCCGCGACCGCGAGGTGACCCCGGGCGATCTCGAACAGGTGCTGGAGGCAGCCAGCGCGGTGGCCATTCCCGCCGACCGCAAGGTGCTCTACAAGGAGCCGCAGGAATACCGCATCGACGGCCAGGACGGCATCCGCTCGCCGGTCGGCATGAGCGGGGTCAGGCTGGAGGCCTCGGTGCACCTGGTCACCGGCGCCGCCGCCGCGGTGCAGAACATCAGCAAGTGCATCCAGCGCTGCGGGCTTTCGGTGGACGAGCTGGTGCCTTCGGCGGTGGCCTCGGCGCGGGCGGTGCTCACCGACGACGAGCGCGAACTCGGCGTGTGCCTGGTCGATCTGGGCGCCGGCACCACCGACATCGCCATCTACACCCAGGGCGCGATCCGCTACAGCAAGTCGCTGCCGGTCGGCGGCGATCAGGTCACCAACGACATCGCCTACGGCGTGCACACGCCGACCGCGCACGCCGAGGAGATCAAGATCAAGTACGCCTGCGCGCTGGCCCAGCTCGCCCATGCCGAGGAAACCATCCAGGTGCCGAGCGTGGGCGACCGCCCGCCGCGCCGGCTCGCCCGCCAGGCGCTCGCGCAGAGCGTGCAGGCGCGCTACGAGGAAATCTTCGAGATGGTGCAGGACGAACTGCGCCGCTCCGGTTACGAGAGCCTGGTCGCCGCCGGCGTGGTGCTCACCGGCGGCGCCGCGCGGATGGAAGGCGCGCTCGAGCTGGCTGAGGAGATCTTCCACAAGATGGTGCGCATCGGCGTGCCGCAGCACGTCAGTGGCCTGGGCGAGGTGCTGGTCAACCCACTGTATGCCACCGGCGTCGGCCTGCTGCTGCATGGCGCGCGCGCCGGCGGCATGCGTGCCGGCCCGGGCGCAGGCCAGGCCGGGGGGCTGATCGGCCGGCTGCGCGGCTGGATCACGCGCAATTTCTAG
- a CDS encoding cell division protein FtsQ/DivIB: MRAIVRPLAWCLALALLALPVVGVLRGWFAATRWPVTRLVVQADFVHLEPEALRQAVRPTLARGFFALDLDTVRHAVAALPWVESVEVRKRWPDTLILRIYERQPFARWNDAELISRRGEVFRASAADVADLPALRGPAGHVAEVVGFYAQSLKAFAGTGLKVSGVSLSERGSWTLAVANGAQIMLGDREQAGRRLQRFLTVYPQVIAGHADGFLYADLRYSNGFAVRWPSATPAVPPPGGTPRT; encoded by the coding sequence ATGAGGGCCATCGTGCGCCCGCTCGCCTGGTGCCTGGCGCTGGCGCTGCTCGCGCTGCCGGTGGTCGGCGTGCTGCGGGGCTGGTTCGCCGCCACCCGCTGGCCGGTGACCCGGCTCGTCGTGCAGGCCGATTTCGTGCATCTAGAGCCGGAGGCGCTGCGCCAGGCCGTGCGGCCCACACTCGCGCGCGGCTTCTTCGCCCTCGATCTGGACACCGTGCGCCACGCGGTCGCGGCCCTGCCGTGGGTGGAGTCGGTGGAAGTGCGCAAGCGCTGGCCGGATACGCTGATCCTGCGCATCTACGAGCGCCAGCCGTTCGCGCGCTGGAACGATGCGGAGCTGATCAGCCGCCGCGGCGAGGTGTTCCGGGCGTCGGCCGCGGACGTGGCCGACCTGCCGGCGTTGCGCGGTCCGGCCGGACACGTGGCCGAGGTGGTCGGTTTCTATGCGCAATCGCTCAAGGCCTTCGCCGGCACCGGGCTCAAGGTCAGCGGCGTCAGCCTGAGCGAGCGCGGCAGCTGGACGCTGGCCGTCGCCAACGGCGCGCAGATCATGCTCGGCGACCGTGAACAGGCCGGTCGCCGGCTGCAGCGTTTCCTCACCGTCTATCCGCAGGTGATCGCCGGTCACGCCGACGGCTTCCTCTATGCCGACCTGCGCTACAGCAACGGCTTTGCCGTGCGCTGGCCGTCCGCGACGCCCGCCGTTCCGCCGCCTGGAGGCACGCCCCGCACATGA
- a CDS encoding D-alanine--D-alanine ligase, giving the protein MSITITDPADFGRVAVVMGGSSAEREVSLDSGRNVLAALRSRGVDAQAIDGIPALLDALRAGHFARVFNILHGGGGENGELQGALASLKVPYTGSGVLGSALSMDKVRTKHVWRSLGLPTPRFVALPRGAGAAAVHAAAREVGYPLIVKPACEGSSVGVTRVFEEAQLDAAVALAARYPGDLLMETLIEGEEITVGILGRQVLPSIHIVPAGAFYDYNAKYVAEDTRYLCPGLAGEAEAAVRALALAAFDALDCSGWGRVDLMRDRAGQAWLLEVNTAPGMTSHSLVPKAAAAAGIDYATLCWRVLETSFPGQRMGAVSGQAQAAATGQPGGTQ; this is encoded by the coding sequence ATGAGCATCACCATCACCGATCCCGCCGATTTCGGTCGCGTCGCCGTGGTCATGGGCGGCAGCTCCGCCGAGCGCGAGGTGTCGCTCGATTCCGGCCGCAACGTGCTGGCCGCGCTGCGCTCGCGCGGGGTGGACGCGCAGGCCATCGACGGCATCCCGGCCCTGCTCGATGCGCTGCGCGCCGGCCATTTCGCCCGCGTGTTCAACATCCTGCATGGCGGCGGCGGCGAAAACGGCGAGCTGCAAGGCGCGCTGGCCTCGCTCAAGGTGCCCTATACCGGCTCGGGCGTGCTGGGTTCGGCGCTGTCGATGGACAAGGTGCGCACCAAGCACGTCTGGCGCTCGCTCGGCCTGCCGACGCCGCGTTTCGTCGCCCTGCCGCGCGGCGCGGGTGCCGCGGCCGTGCATGCCGCCGCGCGCGAGGTCGGTTACCCGTTGATCGTCAAGCCCGCCTGCGAGGGCTCGAGCGTGGGCGTCACCCGCGTGTTTGAGGAGGCTCAGCTGGATGCGGCGGTGGCGCTGGCGGCGCGCTATCCCGGCGATCTCCTGATGGAGACGCTGATCGAGGGCGAGGAGATCACCGTCGGCATTCTCGGCCGCCAGGTGCTGCCCTCGATCCATATCGTGCCGGCCGGCGCGTTCTACGACTACAACGCCAAGTACGTCGCCGAGGACACTCGCTATCTGTGCCCCGGCCTCGCCGGCGAGGCGGAGGCGGCCGTGCGCGCGCTCGCGCTCGCCGCCTTCGATGCGCTCGACTGCTCGGGCTGGGGGCGCGTGGACCTGATGCGCGACCGCGCGGGCCAGGCCTGGCTGCTCGAGGTCAATACCGCCCCGGGCATGACCTCGCACTCGCTGGTGCCCAAGGCCGCCGCCGCGGCCGGCATCGACTACGCCACGCTGTGCTGGCGGGTGCTGGAGACCAGCTTCCCCGGGCAGCGCATGGGTGCGGTGAGCGGACAGGCTCAGGCCGCGGCCACGGGCCAGCCGGGAGGCACGCAATGA
- the murC gene encoding UDP-N-acetylmuramate--L-alanine ligase produces MIALKRLLPHEDLMSLFRRVHFIGIGGVGMSGIAEVLHNLGYTVSGSDRSDSPTARRLARLGIVVRIGHDAAHVADADVVVTSSAIRADNPELTAARAARIPVIPRAEMLGELMRFRRGIAIAGTHGKTTTTSLVASVLAEAGYDPTFVIGGQLNAAGANARLGTGQYLVAEADESDGSFLLLSPVIAAITNIDADHLENYHGDFAEVKKAFADFLHRLPFYGLAVLCVDDAETAALARDTTRRVMTYGIEAADADVRAERIEQHGFRMHFELCLPGRERGLPVELNLPGRHNVLNALAAATIGWQLGVEPVAIARALANFQGVGRRFHRRGELSIDHGSVLLVDDYGHHPRELAAVFAAARGGWPQRRLVVAFQPHRYSRTRDLMDDFANVLAEADVLVLTEVYPAGEAPIAGADGRALARAVRARGKVDPVLIEHPRELKDTLPALLRDGDLLLLLGAGDIGATAAELAQAGQLKTSQS; encoded by the coding sequence ATGATCGCGCTCAAGCGGCTGCTGCCGCACGAAGACCTGATGAGCCTCTTCCGCCGCGTGCATTTCATCGGTATCGGCGGCGTGGGCATGAGCGGCATCGCCGAGGTGCTGCACAACCTGGGTTATACGGTGTCCGGCTCGGACCGGTCCGATTCGCCCACGGCGCGGCGGCTGGCCCGGCTGGGCATCGTGGTGCGCATCGGCCATGACGCCGCGCACGTGGCCGATGCCGACGTGGTGGTGACCTCCAGCGCGATCCGCGCCGACAACCCCGAGCTCACCGCCGCCCGCGCCGCGCGCATCCCGGTGATCCCGCGCGCCGAGATGCTGGGCGAGCTGATGCGGTTCCGCCGCGGCATCGCGATTGCCGGCACCCACGGCAAGACCACCACCACCAGCCTGGTCGCCAGCGTGCTGGCCGAGGCCGGCTACGACCCCACCTTCGTCATCGGCGGCCAGCTCAACGCCGCCGGCGCCAACGCGCGGCTCGGCACCGGCCAGTATCTGGTCGCCGAGGCGGACGAGTCGGACGGCTCGTTCCTGCTGCTGTCGCCGGTGATCGCCGCGATCACCAACATCGACGCCGATCACCTGGAGAACTACCACGGCGATTTCGCCGAGGTGAAGAAAGCCTTTGCCGACTTCCTGCACCGGCTGCCGTTCTACGGACTGGCGGTGCTGTGCGTGGACGACGCCGAGACGGCGGCGCTGGCCAGGGACACCACGCGCCGGGTGATGACCTACGGCATCGAGGCGGCCGACGCCGACGTGCGCGCCGAGCGCATCGAGCAGCACGGCTTCCGCATGCACTTCGAGCTGTGCCTGCCCGGCCGCGAGCGCGGTTTGCCGGTGGAGCTCAACCTGCCCGGGCGGCACAACGTGCTCAATGCCCTGGCCGCCGCGACCATCGGCTGGCAGCTCGGCGTCGAGCCGGTCGCCATCGCCCGTGCGCTCGCTAATTTCCAGGGCGTGGGACGGCGCTTCCACCGTCGCGGCGAACTTTCGATCGACCACGGCAGCGTGCTGCTGGTGGACGACTACGGCCACCATCCGCGCGAGCTCGCCGCCGTGTTCGCCGCCGCGCGCGGCGGCTGGCCGCAACGCCGGCTGGTGGTGGCGTTCCAGCCGCACCGCTACAGCCGCACGCGCGACCTGATGGACGATTTCGCCAACGTGCTGGCCGAGGCCGACGTGCTGGTGCTGACCGAGGTCTATCCGGCCGGCGAGGCGCCGATCGCGGGTGCCGACGGCCGGGCGCTGGCCCGCGCGGTGCGTGCGCGCGGCAAGGTCGACCCGGTGCTGATCGAGCATCCGCGCGAACTCAAGGACACCCTGCCGGCGCTGCTGCGCGACGGCGATCTGCTGCTGCTGCTCGGCGCCGGCGACATCGGCGCGACGGCGGCGGAACTGGCCCAGGCCGGACAACTGAAGACGAGCCAGTCATGA
- the murG gene encoding undecaprenyldiphospho-muramoylpentapeptide beta-N-acetylglucosaminyltransferase — MSGARPVLIMAGGTGGHIFPGLAVAEVLRAQGVPVAWLGAAGGMETQVVPAHGIELHVVPVSGLRGKRLQARLLAPLMLARALVASLGVLRRLRPRSVLSMGGYVAGPGGIAARLSGIPLVVHEQNRVAGFTNRRLAGFARRVLAGFADALPGAQWVGNPVRAAIAALPPPATRLAGRDGQTRLLVLGGSLGARALNQALPQALARLPAERRPDVLHQCGRRGVDEARQAYAQAGVEARVVPFIEDMAGAYAWADLAVCRAGALTLAELTAAGLGAVLVPFPHAVDDHQTRNAEALVAAGAAELIQERDLDPSRLAQRLDALLHDRARSLAMAEAARTLAKPEAAQTIARACLEVAAA, encoded by the coding sequence ATGAGCGGCGCGCGACCGGTGCTGATCATGGCCGGCGGGACCGGCGGTCACATCTTCCCCGGGCTGGCCGTGGCCGAGGTGCTGCGCGCGCAGGGCGTGCCGGTGGCCTGGCTCGGCGCGGCCGGCGGCATGGAGACGCAGGTGGTGCCGGCGCACGGCATCGAGCTGCACGTGGTGCCGGTGAGCGGACTGCGCGGCAAACGGCTGCAGGCGCGGCTGCTCGCGCCGCTGATGCTCGCGCGCGCGCTCGTCGCCTCGCTCGGCGTGCTGCGCAGGCTCAGGCCGCGCAGCGTGCTGTCGATGGGCGGCTACGTGGCCGGGCCCGGCGGCATCGCCGCGCGTCTCTCCGGCATCCCGCTGGTGGTGCACGAGCAGAACCGCGTGGCCGGTTTCACCAATCGCAGGCTCGCCGGCTTTGCCCGGCGCGTGCTTGCCGGGTTCGCCGATGCGCTGCCGGGCGCGCAGTGGGTCGGCAATCCGGTGCGTGCGGCGATCGCCGCCTTGCCGCCGCCGGCCACGCGTCTGGCCGGCCGCGACGGCCAGACGCGGCTGCTGGTGCTGGGCGGCAGCCTGGGCGCGCGGGCGCTCAATCAGGCCCTGCCGCAGGCATTGGCCCGGTTGCCGGCCGAACGCCGGCCGGACGTGCTGCACCAGTGCGGCCGACGCGGCGTGGACGAGGCGCGGCAAGCCTACGCGCAGGCCGGCGTCGAGGCCCGCGTGGTGCCCTTCATCGAGGATATGGCCGGCGCCTACGCCTGGGCGGATCTGGCGGTCTGCCGCGCCGGCGCGCTCACCCTGGCCGAACTCACCGCCGCAGGCCTCGGCGCCGTGCTGGTGCCTTTCCCGCATGCGGTGGACGACCACCAGACCCGCAACGCCGAGGCGCTGGTCGCCGCCGGTGCCGCCGAACTCATCCAGGAACGCGATTTGGATCCCTCACGACTCGCCCAGCGCCTCGATGCGCTGCTGCATGACCGCGCGCGATCGCTCGCCATGGCCGAGGCCGCGCGCACGCTGGCCAAACCCGAGGCGGCGCAGACCATCGCCCGCGCCTGCCTGGAGGTCGCTGCCGCATGA
- the ftsW gene encoding putative lipid II flippase FtsW: MLGFDTSQATKRTGPRGRIDLPLLLALVALASMGVVMVASSSIAVADSQHIGAFYYLKRHLVFLALGLALAGLALRTELKRLEKHAHVLLMLGIAMLLAVFVPHLGMRINGARRWVNLLVTSFQPVEAVKLILVIYLSSYLVRHRESVERRFLGLFKPLLVASILVLLLLAQPDFGSAMLVIGVTIAMVWLGGARPIFLCLMGLPLMPALAFAATSQSYRMKRLTSFLDPWKDPFNDGFQLTQSLMAIGRGEWTGVGLGSSVLKLSYLPEAHTDFILAVIGEELGLAGIALVLGLFALAVWRGLAMGLKGIESGLPFPGYVACGISLMLALQALVSVGVNLGVLPTKGLTLPLISSGGSSVLLTCAMAGVLLRATFEINRALDARRMAVRQPVAATQEQTA; encoded by the coding sequence ATGCTCGGTTTCGATACCTCGCAGGCGACCAAGCGCACCGGCCCGCGCGGCCGGATCGACCTGCCGCTGCTGCTCGCCCTCGTCGCGCTGGCGAGCATGGGCGTGGTGATGGTGGCCTCCAGCTCGATCGCGGTCGCCGACAGCCAGCACATCGGTGCGTTCTATTACCTGAAACGCCACCTGGTGTTCCTCGCCCTCGGCCTGGCGCTGGCCGGCCTCGCCCTGCGCACCGAGCTCAAGCGGCTGGAAAAACATGCCCACGTGCTGCTGATGCTCGGTATCGCGATGCTGCTGGCGGTGTTCGTGCCGCACCTTGGCATGCGCATCAACGGCGCGCGGCGCTGGGTCAACCTCTTGGTCACCAGCTTCCAGCCGGTCGAGGCGGTCAAGCTGATCCTGGTGATTTACCTCTCCAGTTACCTGGTGCGCCACCGCGAGAGCGTGGAGCGGCGTTTCCTCGGCCTTTTCAAGCCGCTGCTGGTGGCCAGCATCTTGGTGCTGCTGCTGCTCGCGCAGCCGGATTTCGGTTCGGCGATGCTGGTGATCGGCGTGACCATCGCGATGGTCTGGCTGGGCGGCGCGCGGCCGATCTTCCTGTGCCTGATGGGGCTGCCGCTGATGCCCGCGCTGGCGTTCGCGGCGACCAGCCAGAGCTACCGCATGAAGCGGCTGACCTCGTTCCTGGATCCGTGGAAGGACCCGTTCAACGACGGCTTCCAGCTCACCCAGTCGCTGATGGCGATCGGCCGCGGCGAATGGACCGGCGTAGGCCTGGGTTCGAGCGTGCTCAAGCTGTCCTACCTGCCCGAGGCGCACACCGACTTCATCCTGGCGGTGATCGGCGAGGAGCTCGGCCTGGCCGGCATCGCGCTGGTGCTCGGCCTGTTCGCGCTGGCGGTGTGGCGCGGCCTGGCGATGGGCCTCAAGGGCATCGAAAGCGGCCTGCCGTTTCCCGGCTATGTCGCCTGCGGCATCTCGCTGATGCTGGCCCTGCAGGCGCTGGTGTCGGTCGGCGTCAATCTCGGCGTGCTGCCGACCAAGGGCCTGACCCTGCCGCTGATCAGCTCGGGCGGTTCCTCGGTGCTGCTCACCTGCGCCATGGCCGGCGTGCTGCTGCGCGCCACCTTCGAGATCAACCGCGCGCTCGATGCGCGACGCATGGCGGTGCGCCAGCCGGTCGCCGCCACGCAGGAGCAGACGGCATGA
- the mraY gene encoding phospho-N-acetylmuramoyl-pentapeptide-transferase, whose protein sequence is MLYELAQWLARHVTPLHLFQYITFRTIMAALTALALSLVLGPRMIDGLAALKAGQVVRKDGPQSHLAKAGTPTMGGVMILLAVTVSTLLWTDLHNRYVWVVLAVLIAFGAIGFYDDYKKLVLKDSRGLASRWKYFWQSVFGLIAALFLYVSAPHATGAVPAPETALFVPLFKQVAIPLGPFFVVIAYFMIVGFSNAVNLTDGLDGLAIMPSVLVAGALGVFAYLAGNRVFSEYLGIPSIPGAGELAIICGALAGAGLGFLWFNTYPAQVFMGDVGALAIGAALATIAVIVRQEIVLIVMGGVFVMETVSVMLQVASFKLTGKRIFRMAPIHHHFELKGWPEPRVIVRFWIISVVLVLIGLATLKVR, encoded by the coding sequence ATGCTGTATGAACTTGCGCAATGGCTGGCGCGACATGTCACGCCCTTGCATCTTTTCCAGTACATCACCTTCCGCACGATCATGGCCGCGCTCACCGCGCTCGCGCTGTCGCTCGTGCTGGGGCCGCGCATGATCGACGGGCTGGCCGCGCTCAAGGCCGGCCAGGTGGTGCGCAAGGACGGCCCGCAGAGTCATCTCGCCAAGGCCGGCACGCCGACCATGGGCGGGGTGATGATCCTGCTCGCGGTCACCGTCAGCACGCTGCTGTGGACCGACCTGCACAACCGCTACGTGTGGGTGGTGCTGGCGGTGCTGATCGCCTTCGGCGCGATCGGCTTCTACGACGACTACAAGAAGCTGGTGCTCAAGGACAGCCGCGGGCTGGCCTCGCGCTGGAAGTATTTCTGGCAGTCGGTGTTCGGCCTCATCGCCGCCCTGTTCCTGTATGTCAGCGCCCCGCATGCGACCGGCGCCGTGCCCGCGCCGGAGACCGCGCTGTTCGTGCCGCTGTTCAAGCAGGTGGCGATTCCGCTCGGGCCGTTTTTCGTGGTGATCGCCTACTTCATGATCGTGGGCTTTTCCAACGCGGTGAACCTGACCGATGGCCTGGACGGCCTGGCGATCATGCCGAGCGTGCTGGTCGCCGGTGCGCTCGGCGTGTTCGCCTATCTGGCCGGCAACCGGGTGTTTTCCGAATACCTGGGCATTCCCTCGATCCCCGGCGCCGGCGAGCTGGCCATCATCTGCGGCGCGCTGGCCGGCGCCGGGCTCGGCTTTCTGTGGTTCAACACCTATCCCGCGCAGGTGTTCATGGGCGATGTCGGCGCGCTGGCGATCGGCGCCGCGCTCGCCACCATCGCCGTGATCGTGCGGCAGGAGATCGTGCTGATCGTGATGGGCGGCGTGTTCGTGATGGAGACGGTGTCGGTGATGCTGCAGGTGGCCAGCTTCAAACTCACCGGCAAGCGCATCTTCCGCATGGCGCCGATCCACCATCACTTCGAGCTGAAGGGCTGGCCCGAGCCGCGGGTGATCGTGCGTTTCTGGATCATCAGCGTGGTGCTGGTGCTGATCGGCCTGGCGACGTTGAAGGTGCGCTGA
- a CDS encoding UDP-N-acetylmuramoyl-tripeptide--D-alanyl-D-alanine ligase: MMRLADIAAWTHGRLLGADAEIAGVAIDTRTLRPGELFVALRGERADGHAFLAEALARGAAGALVEHPVDVALPQVLVDDGVRALGQLAGAVRARRATRVVGITGSNGKTTVKTLAAAILSRHGRTHVNAGNYNNEIGLPLTLLAMPADAEYAVLEMGAGKPGDIAYLAAIARPEIGLVNGVAPAHLERMGSLEGVAQTKGALYQALPADGVAIINADDAFAGYFAGLAGARRTLRFGLGQAVEIGADIRTLGVHGSRFVLRTPQGEAEVELPLPGRHNVANALAAASIAQALDVPLATIVEGLAQAPAVAGRLRAVPMPGGWTLIDDSYNANPGSTGAAIDTLALAAGERWLVLGDMAELGRDARALHADIGARARAAGIERLFTVGPLARAAAKAFGAGAAHYADQPALIAALRSGLREGVTCLVKGSRSSAMERVVEALVRGTPEDATDAV, translated from the coding sequence ATGATGCGCCTGGCGGATATCGCCGCCTGGACCCACGGTCGCCTGCTCGGTGCCGACGCCGAGATCGCCGGCGTGGCGATCGACACCCGCACCTTGCGCCCCGGCGAGCTGTTCGTGGCCCTGCGCGGCGAGCGCGCGGACGGCCATGCCTTCCTCGCCGAGGCGCTGGCGCGCGGCGCGGCCGGCGCGCTGGTCGAGCATCCGGTGGACGTCGCCTTGCCGCAGGTGCTGGTCGACGACGGCGTGCGTGCGCTCGGGCAGCTCGCCGGCGCGGTGCGTGCCCGCCGCGCCACGCGCGTGGTCGGCATCACCGGCTCCAATGGCAAGACCACGGTGAAGACGCTCGCCGCCGCGATCCTCTCCCGGCACGGCCGCACCCACGTCAATGCCGGCAACTACAACAACGAAATCGGCCTGCCGTTGACACTGCTGGCGATGCCGGCGGATGCCGAGTACGCGGTGCTGGAGATGGGCGCGGGCAAGCCCGGCGACATCGCCTATCTCGCCGCCATCGCGCGGCCCGAGATCGGGCTGGTCAATGGCGTCGCGCCGGCCCATCTGGAGCGCATGGGCAGCCTCGAGGGCGTGGCGCAGACCAAGGGCGCGCTGTACCAGGCGCTGCCTGCCGACGGCGTGGCGATCATCAACGCCGACGATGCCTTCGCCGGTTATTTTGCCGGCCTGGCCGGGGCGCGTCGCACACTGCGCTTCGGTCTCGGTCAGGCGGTCGAGATCGGCGCCGACATCCGCACGCTCGGCGTGCACGGCTCGCGGTTCGTGCTGCGCACGCCGCAGGGCGAGGCCGAGGTGGAGCTGCCGCTGCCCGGCCGCCACAACGTCGCCAACGCGCTCGCCGCGGCGAGCATCGCGCAGGCACTCGACGTGCCGCTGGCCACCATCGTCGAAGGGCTGGCGCAGGCCCCGGCCGTGGCCGGCCGGCTGCGTGCCGTGCCGATGCCGGGCGGCTGGACGCTGATCGACGACAGCTACAACGCCAATCCCGGCTCGACCGGCGCGGCGATCGACACCCTGGCGCTGGCCGCGGGCGAGCGCTGGCTGGTGCTGGGCGACATGGCCGAGCTCGGCCGCGACGCGCGTGCCCTGCACGCGGACATCGGCGCGCGTGCGAGGGCGGCCGGGATCGAGCGCCTGTTCACGGTCGGTCCGCTGGCGCGGGCCGCGGCCAAAGCCTTCGGCGCCGGCGCCGCCCATTACGCCGACCAGCCGGCGCTGATCGCGGCGCTGCGCAGCGGGTTGCGCGAGGGCGTCACCTGTCTGGTCAAGGGGTCGCGTTCGTCGGCGATGGAACGCGTGGTCGAGGCGCTCGTGCGCGGCACACCGGAGGATGCGACCGATGCTGTATGA